The Bradyrhizobium barranii subsp. barranii genome segment GCAAGTCCGACTTTCGCCTCTGCGAAGGACAGCGGCCCTATGAGCGCGGAGGCGTTCGCCGACTCTTCCTGCGACCGCGACAGGCCCCCAGACAAGAACCAATTCCAGTCTTCTGCAATAGACGCGTCCTCTGATTTCTTCCGCTGGGGAATCCGTTGCCAATTCTGAAACCCGGGCGCCATACGGCTCCAATCAGAAGCTTCCTGAAATAACTTCGTCATATCTATGTTCTCGCGAGAGAAGGGGGATAAGCCTGGACAAACGGAACGCGGCGACAGAGGTCGGGTCGGGCAGGTCCTGCAATGGCGGCTTCGATGTCAGGATACCGAGCGGCATCGGGCGATTGCATGCCCGCGCCAGGGGATCGTGAGTTCGCGACCAAGCGTGTGCCGGTTCGCGAACTCGTGCATCTCGATGCGCCATCCCGCCGCGATTGCAGGCTCGCCCTCGCAATGGTTACCCCGATCATGGCACCTTCCCGCAGGCCGCAATGCGACAGGCCGGTCACAGATTAATTATTGTTTAATATCATTCCATCTGTTAGTCGAGAATTAAATATGCGGCCATGTAATTAAATGCGGCTCATGTATTTGGGCGAAAGGGCGATGACGACCTAATGTTTAATGAGGTTGTTCTCGCGCCGATTTTCATGGGATTCGCGGCACTGCCGGACGTCCGGGCCTCAAGGCTCAAATCGAGGTCGACGTCTCGTCTTGAGAGATGCTGAAGTTCTTCGCTGCCGGTTGCGGCCGCTCATTTGCCTGGGAGGCGAGCGCTTCGGGGGAAAGGCGTGAGAGAGATTGCGCCAGTGGTCCGCATTCCCTGCCAACAGCCTGCGCGAGGCCGCGCCATCTACCTGCTTTTGAATCGCGCAATATATTCGATTGCGAGTTGTCCTCGCTTGGTACGTCTTCTGGAGTAGCTTGTCCCCACAAAATTGTGCAAATGACCGATTTTCCCAAAGTTTGCCTTAGTAAATTCTTGGTTTTTCCTTTATTGCAAATTAAACACGGAAATATGACGGCTCATTATATGGGCGGCGCCGGGGACAAGCGCATGTGGGGGAAAGAACTCGAACTCAAGTTCATGTCTATTGGTGATCTCTGGTCACTTCATGAGAAGATCAGCGCGATATTGTCGGCCCGGATGGAGGCCGAGAAGCGCGAACTTGAGAAGAGGCTGGCAGTTCTCAGTCGGGGCGTGGCCGACATGCCGGATTCGGGTGGTGCTCGTACGCTCCGAGGCGAAAAGCCGCGACGAAAGTATCCGAGAGTGCTCCCAAAGTACCGCAATCCGAAGACCTCCGAGACCTGGTCGGGACGCGGCAAGCAACCCCGGTGGCTTGTCGCGGCGATGAAATCAGGAAAGAAGATCGAAGAGTTTCGGATCAGCGAGAGTGGCTCCAAGGGCCGGCAACGCGCCTGATCCTGGAGGGCGACAAATCCTCGACATCAGGTCAGCACGTACAGCAGCTACGGAGTCGGATCAGCATCGTCAGGCCGACGGTTGCTGGGTCTATGTCCTTACCGGCATCGGATGCGGTTCAACCGGTAGGCAATCGGTAAAGAATGCTGGCCGATCGAGATAAGTCGCGACCTGACTGCGCCGCCCCGAAGCAGATGGGATTGTGATCATGTCGGCTCGGCGTCGCCGCCGCACACTATTGACTGGTAGTGGTAATCGGCTGGGGAGTCGTGATGACCGTGGTTGATCCGGTGCCGGCGGCAGCGGCTTTCAGCGCGTAGGCGTTGGTGGCGTAGATGATCGGGTCGTTT includes the following:
- a CDS encoding H-NS histone family protein translates to MWGKELELKFMSIGDLWSLHEKISAILSARMEAEKRELEKRLAVLSRGVADMPDSGGARTLRGEKPRRKYPRVLPKYRNPKTSETWSGRGKQPRWLVAAMKSGKKIEEFRISESGSKGRQRA